A genomic region of Raphanus sativus cultivar WK10039 chromosome 6, ASM80110v3, whole genome shotgun sequence contains the following coding sequences:
- the LOC108807917 gene encoding uncharacterized protein LOC108807917: MIAAPSAPFITSVAQTQSRNAFYSALKKKTSTNISISTSSSSFILSSVEEKTDISKELVASNPSSGQAAERDDGFEPADLPVPDEEEAQFLKSLGWDQKNTEVEALTDEEIRAFYEQHKEVKPLLMKKLPIITEA, from the exons ATGATCGCTGCTCCATCTGCGCCATTCATTACTTCTGTGGCTCAAACTCAGAGCAGGAATGCGTTTTATAGtgctttgaagaagaagacatcTACAAACATCTCAATCTCAACTAGCTCTAGCTCTTTCATCCTCTCTTCTGTCGAGGAAAAAACAGATATCTCTAAGGAGCTTGTAGCTAGTAACCCTTCAAGTGGGCAGGCTGCAGAAAGAGATGATGGTTTTGAACCGGCAGACCTTCCAGTTCCAGATGAAGAAGAGGCTCAGTTCCTTAAATCCCTTGGGTGGGACCAAAAAAATACTGAGGTAGAAGCCCTTACAGACGAGGAAATCCGAGCCTTCTATGAACAG CACAAGGAGGTGAAGCCATTACTGATGAAAAAGCTGCCTATCATTACTGAGGCGTAA
- the LOC108809027 gene encoding cyclin-C1-1 isoform X1 has translation MRRDLKFSPPSLSLSLSLSRRSMAANFWNSSHYKQLLEQEEVDVVHPLDKERGISVEDFKLIKFHMSTHMIKLAQHIKVRQRVVATAITYMRRVYTRKSMVEFEPRLVALACMYLASKAEESIVQARSVIFCIRKLYPDEYKYELKDVLGMEMKVLEALNFYLVVFHPYRSLSEFLQDAAINDVNMNQITWILLFVCFRGIVNDTYKMDLILVHPPYRIALACIYIASVHREKDITAWFEDLHEDMNLVKNIAMEILDFYENYRSITEEKVNSAFSKLALKP, from the exons ATGAGAAGAGATTTGAAGTTTtctcctccctctctctctctctctctctctctctctcggagaTCCATGGCTGCCAATTTCTGGAATTCGTCTCACTA CAAGCAGCTTCTGGAACAAGAAGAAGTAGATGTAGTTCATCCTCTCGACAAAGAGCGTGGAATTTCCGTTGAGGATTTCAAGCTCATCAAGTTCCATATGTCTACTC ATATGATCAAATTGGCTCAGCACATTAAAGTCAGgcaaag GGTTGTGGCTACCGCAATTACCTACATGAGACGGGTTTATACCAG GAAGAGCATGGTAGAGTTTGAGCCCCGTCTTGTTGCACTTGCATGCATGTACTTGGCATCTAAAGCTGAAGAAAGCATAGTTCAGGCCAGGAGTGTCATTTTTTGCATCAGAAaattgt atccGGATGAGTATAAATATGAACTAAAAGATGTATTAGGAATGGAGATGAAGGTCTTGGAAGCTCTCAACTTTTATCTTGTTGTGTTTCACCCTTACCGCTCTTTATCCGA GTTCTTGCAAGATGCTGCAATAAACGATGTAAATATGAACCAGATTACATG GattcttctttttgtgtgtttcaggGGAATCGTAAACGATACTTATAAGATGGACCTCATTCTTGTACACCCTCCCTACCGCATAGCACTAGCCTGCATATACATAGCAAGTGTCCACAGAGAGAAAGACATCACTGCATGGTTTGAAGATCTTCATGAGGACATGAACTTG GTGAAGAACATTGCCATGGAGATTCTGGACTTCTACGAAAACTACAGATCAATCACCGAGGAGAAAGTGAACTCCGCGTTCAGCAAATTGGCATTGAAGCCCTAG
- the LOC108809027 gene encoding cyclin-C1-1 isoform X2 translates to MRRDLKFSPPSLSLSLSLSRRSMAANFWNSSHYKQLLEQEEVDVVHPLDKERGISVEDFKLIKFHMSTHMIKLAQHIKVRQRVVATAITYMRRVYTRKSMVEFEPRLVALACMYLASKAEESIVQARSVIFCIRKLYPDEYKYELKDVLGMEMKVLEALNFYLVVFHPYRSLSEFLQDAAINDVNMNQITWGIVNDTYKMDLILVHPPYRIALACIYIASVHREKDITAWFEDLHEDMNLVKNIAMEILDFYENYRSITEEKVNSAFSKLALKP, encoded by the exons ATGAGAAGAGATTTGAAGTTTtctcctccctctctctctctctctctctctctctctcggagaTCCATGGCTGCCAATTTCTGGAATTCGTCTCACTA CAAGCAGCTTCTGGAACAAGAAGAAGTAGATGTAGTTCATCCTCTCGACAAAGAGCGTGGAATTTCCGTTGAGGATTTCAAGCTCATCAAGTTCCATATGTCTACTC ATATGATCAAATTGGCTCAGCACATTAAAGTCAGgcaaag GGTTGTGGCTACCGCAATTACCTACATGAGACGGGTTTATACCAG GAAGAGCATGGTAGAGTTTGAGCCCCGTCTTGTTGCACTTGCATGCATGTACTTGGCATCTAAAGCTGAAGAAAGCATAGTTCAGGCCAGGAGTGTCATTTTTTGCATCAGAAaattgt atccGGATGAGTATAAATATGAACTAAAAGATGTATTAGGAATGGAGATGAAGGTCTTGGAAGCTCTCAACTTTTATCTTGTTGTGTTTCACCCTTACCGCTCTTTATCCGA GTTCTTGCAAGATGCTGCAATAAACGATGTAAATATGAACCAGATTACATG gGGAATCGTAAACGATACTTATAAGATGGACCTCATTCTTGTACACCCTCCCTACCGCATAGCACTAGCCTGCATATACATAGCAAGTGTCCACAGAGAGAAAGACATCACTGCATGGTTTGAAGATCTTCATGAGGACATGAACTTG GTGAAGAACATTGCCATGGAGATTCTGGACTTCTACGAAAACTACAGATCAATCACCGAGGAGAAAGTGAACTCCGCGTTCAGCAAATTGGCATTGAAGCCCTAG
- the LOC108807204 gene encoding uncharacterized protein LOC108807204: MNNTQELRWTRCGGGFRRRKALIDLNQAPRDQEGGTSASETAPPIQASQPVHAMIDVDAIEDDVVESSASDFAEAISKSSGARRRRSRDGVESGGMTRLSPSKRRRVPPNQPVIDCEDVSPTPPPPPPPEEPKFSCPICMCQFTEEMSTKCGHIFCKGCIQMAISKQGKCPTCRKKVTVKELIRVFLPTTR, translated from the exons ATGAACAACACACAAGAGTTGAGATGGACTCGTTGCGGCGGCGGCTTTCGACGGAGGAAAGCTTTGATTGATCTTAATCAGGCGCCCAGAGATCAAGAAGGAGGGACCTCTGCTTCCGAAACAGCACCTCCTATTCAAGCTTCGCAGCCTGTCCATGCCATGATTGATGTGGATGCTATTGAAGATGATGTTGTTGAATCATCCGCTAGTGATTTTGCTGAA GCTATAAGCAAATCATCAGGTGCACGCCGGAGACGTTCGAGGGATGGTGTAGAGTCAG GTGGTATGACTAGGTTGTCTCCCAGCAAACGGAGAAGAGTTCCTCCTAACCAACCTGTGATCGACTGTGAGGATGTCTCTccaactcctcctcctcctcctccaccggaGGAGCCTAAATTTTCGTGTCCGATTTGTATGTGTCAGTTTACTGAGGAGATGTCAACCAAATGCGGCCACATCTTCTGCAAGGGATGCATACAGATGGCGATATCTAAGCAAGGCAAGTGCCCTACTTGTAGGAAAAAAGTGACTGTGAAAGAGCTGATTCGAGTGTTCCTTCCAACCACCAGATGA
- the LOC130496036 gene encoding uncharacterized protein LOC130496036: MIQLLFLVLFVEGAITFLLLIKIGPLRELVIKSLDQMKMGKGPATVKTIAGTMAVILFSNLMSIVKIQNKGAKLGTMSPMDQVLWRTHLLEASLMGVVLFLGFVIDRMHHYMRKLINIRCNVGSSKEELEQLRKERTELKEKEEKASKEIKQLQEKVSSMSERLKKAETESKEKEKKVEAAETHVTDLQKQSAELLLEYDRLLEDNEKLQSQILGNAKS; this comes from the exons ATGATTCAGCTACTGTTTCTGGTTCTGTTCGTGGAAGGTGCGATTACATTCTTGTTGCTGATAAAGATCGGTCCTTTGAGGGAGCTTGTGATTAAAAGCCTCGACCAGATGAAGATGGGGAAAGGTCCCGCCACCGTGAAAACCATCGCCGGAACCATGGCTGTTATCCTCTTCTCCAATCTAATGAGCATTGTCAAGATCCAGAACAAAGGTGCCAAGCTCGGGACTATGTCTCCCATGGATCAGGTTCTTTGGCGGACCCACTTGCTTGAAGCTTCTCTAATGG gagtGGTACTTTTTCTTGGCTTCGTGATAGACAGAATGCACCACTACATGAGAAAGCTAATCAATATAAGATGCAACGTCGGGTCATCGAAAGAAGAACTTGAACAGCTACGGAAAGAGAGAACCGAACTGAAGGAGAAAGAGGAGAAGGCGTCCAAGGAAATCAAGCAGCTTCAAGAGAAAGTGTCAAGTATGTCAGAGAGGCTGAAGAAAGCGGAGACGGAGtcgaaagagaaagaaaagaaggtGGAGGCAGCTGAGACACATGTGACGGATCTCCAAAAACAGTCCGCAGAGCTGCTTCTTGAGTACGATAGGTTGCTAGAAGATAACGAGAAGCTCCAGAGTCAGATTTTGGGGAACGCGAAGAGCTAA
- the LOC108834334 gene encoding protein XRI1-like, translated as MDYRKDRGSSWNWQSHYCNHKPQSSFSDVRECTMIEVTLNQEDHSYMFDDGDESTTPVKACTESGYHHVTTDETIKKKLDVPRETRPSLKRRRMLQFEDQPMETTLFRSESFSSILRSSAREDSFDELLPEGSQLIEDASASSFEGIDELYADEWYVDCLNDPEAPTLPDVLYCFNLSFFLFHFKYLNLPPEPPETSEVKRPVTRSSPNVIFKGRKSFASPVPKLASSSVVSPFSFIKPCGMVDGDIMTLEDINQKILTPPGKPKENKAETTPVIQTSAFSGKPVVGKTKIRTEGGKGSITIMRTRG; from the exons ATGGACTACAGAAAAGATCG tgGCTCATCATGGAATTGGCAAAGTCACTACTGTAATCACAAGCCACAGTCTAGTTTCT CTGATGTGAGGGAGTGCACGATGATTGAAGTCACATTAAACCAAGAAGACCACTCCTACATGtttgatgatggtgatgaatcCACTACCCCGGTGAAGGCCTGTACCGAGTCGGGCTATCATCATGTCACAACAG ATGAAACGATCAAGAAGAAGCTGGACGTCCCACGTGAGACGCGCCCTTCTTTAAAGAGGCGTCGGATGTTACAGTTCGAAGACCAGCCTATGGAAACAACCCTTTTCAGAAGTGAGAGTTTCTCTTCAATCTTAAGATCAAGC GCTAGAGAGGATTCATTTGATGAGCTTCTACCCGAAGGATCTCAGCTTATAGAAGATGCTTCTGCCTCAAGCTTTGAGGGCATTGATGAACTGTATGCTGACGAGTGGTATGTTGACTGCTTAAATGATCCTGAGGCTCCAACCCTACCTGATGTCTTGTATTGTTtcaatctttctttctttttgttccaCTTTA AGTATCTAAACCTCCCACCAGAACCACCAGAAACCAGTGAAGTTAAACGACCCGTGACTCGTTCTTCTCCAAATGTTATCTTCAAAGGTAGAAAATCTTTTGCAAGCCCGGTTCCAAAGCTAGCGTCGTCTTCTGTCGTATCTCCATTTTCATTCATCAAACCATGTGGGATGGTTGATGGAGACATCATGACTCTCGAGGACATCAACCAGAAAATTCTAACTCCGCCAGGGAAACCAAAGGAGAACAAAGCAGAGACGACTCCAGTGATTCAAACTTCAGCGTTCTCTGGGAAACCTGTTGTTGGAAAGACTAAGATCCGCACTGAAGGTGGTAAAGGAAGCATTACGATTATGAGGACTAGAGGCTAA
- the LOC108834333 gene encoding 60S ribosomal protein L13a-4: MVSGSGICSKRVVVDARHHMLGRLASIVAKELLNGQKVVIVRCEEICLSGGLVRQKMKYMRFLRKRMNTKPSHGPIHFRAPSKIFWRTVRGMIPHKTKRGAAALARMKVFEGVPPPYDKVKRMVIPDALKVLRLQAGHKYCLLGRLSSEVGWNHYDTIKELETKRKERSQVVYERKKQLNKLRAKAEKVAEEKLGAQLDILAPVKY; this comes from the exons atggtgTCAGGATCAGGCATCTGCTCGAAGCGCGTGGTCGTCGACGCGCGGCACCACATGCTCGGTCGCCTGGCGTCGATCGTGGCCAAGGAGCTCCTCAACGGCCAGAAGGTCGTCATCGTGAGATGCGAGGAGATCTGCCTCTCCGGTGGACTCGTGCGTCAGAAAATGAAGTACATGAGGTTCCTCCGCAAACGCATGAACACCAAACCCTCGCACGGTCCTATTCACTTCCGTGCTCCCTCCAAGATCTTCTGGCGTACCGTTCGCGG TATGATTCCACATAAAACGAAGCGTGGAGCTGCTGCACTTGCACGCATGAAGGTTTTTGAAGGTGTGCCTCCACCGTATGACAAAGTCAAGAGGATGGTTATCCCTGATGCTCTCAA GGTGTTGAGGCTTCAAGCTGGACACAAATACTGTCTGTTGGGTCGTCTTTCTTCTGAAGTTGGGTGGAATCACTATGACACCATCAAG GAGCTGGAGACCAAGAGGAAGGAGAGATCTCAAGTGGTTTACGAGAGGAAGAAGCAACTTAACAAACTTAGAGCCAAAGCCGAGAAGGTCGCCGAAGAGAAGCTTGGAGCACAGCTCGATATTCTTGCACCGGTCAAGTACTGA